Within Primulina tabacum isolate GXHZ01 chromosome 5, ASM2559414v2, whole genome shotgun sequence, the genomic segment GAGCTGGACTCAACTCAAATAGTAATTTTTGAGCTCGAGCTTGACTTGATAATTTATCGAGTTATTCGAACTCGAAAActcgatttcaaaatttttttagaaaattttaaatataattaataaataaataaatatatctcAATGTATCTATGACGAGCTACTCGACCAGACTCACCGGACTCATGAAATATTCGATCGTGGCCCATTTTGAATTTTAGTCGTAAAGATCAAttttcattgattgcaaggagtatAATATTTGAGAGAATAATTATTGGGGTGTAATAATTGTCCTACTCGGTAGACCAATCGAAACGTGGTACTTGAgcttatatattatttaaaatattagagcTGCATCGTTACCAATAAATATATCTTTTGGTAAATGACAAATGTTAGATATTATaattatgacaaaaacttgtgtgagacggtctcacgagtcgtattttgcgagacagatatcttatttgggttatccatgaaaagtattattttttatgctaagaatattattttttattgtgaatatcgatagagttgacccgtctcacagataaagattcgtgagaccgtctcacaagagacatactctacaATTATTCTCTTAGCAAATATTATTAGATTATATGAATCTCTATTTTATAGGTCCCTCATGTTTTAAGGTATTCATCTCATACAATTTtctcataaataaatatctttgattttattttaaactaaAATTGTTGATTATCCAAATGATTCAACTTCTAGTTCAATTTGTAAGACATGCTAATGATATGAATCTAAATATTCAAACCATAAGTCTGTTAGATTTGAGAAGTcatgaattaaaaatatattttgtaaatattttcttaaaaaatatattgtttgattggaaaaattgtttaaaatttttttttttagtagaAGCTAAAATTTGTTATTCCTGTTTtttcccaaaacatgaaacaaacaatttttttaattttttttataaaatagttttttttttgaaatgttataaaatagttttaaaaaacACTTAAAAAATTCTTTTTTAGAAACTAAAATTTCTTATTTATGTTCTTTCCAAGAACATGAAACCAAACAATGCAGCAGCTGGACTAAACCCTAAAACGAATTAAAAATCCAAACTTTAAAATCCCAGTAATTTCTCGTACTGTTAAGCAATAtacaataagaaaaaaaaaaatccaatccaatccaatccaatccaatcactTAAAGAGAGGAAACTAAAGCGACTAGTTATGCATATTGCTCGAAGAAATCTACTGCGCATATACCCATCCAATATCTTGAATCAAGTTCGTATTTTTCCAAGATACCCACTGtcatttctctcttttttgtttAAACTCGTTTCCATGTTCTATGTTGATTCATTTTTTGCGTTGTTTTATATATTTTGCGTTGTTTTATATATTCATTTCCCTTGTTCGTAATTCAATTTGATTAATTGGTTGGTTTTGTCCCTGGGAGTTCTATGTGAGCCGGTTGATAAATTTTGGGGCGATGATCCAAGTTCAGAATGGTTTGCAGTTGACAGTAGAGTGGTTGTATATACtgtaaacaatttttttttttaaataaaataaattgaattcaCTTTTATTTGTGCAAGAACTGGTAGCTGAGCTTGTAATTCACTTCTGCTCGTTTTAAGTCATTTATCTACCATGTTATAGTCATGGGGTTATTTCTCTACGAGTCCATTGCACTTTGTTAGTTGTGAAATAAATCATCTTTTGGATTACATTTACGGTATATTATTTTAACGGTTGTAGATTAGTTCACGTTTTTTACGGAATATATTATAGAATTTATGTGACATGCATTTTCTTTAACTCATGTTTGTGAGCCATTGATTAAAAGGTAGTTAAGGCCAGTGCACATTCTACTTGGGCAGCCCGTGATGTGGGACAGCCATCGGCTGCTACACACCCTCAGGTGTTTCTGTGGAATCTGATACACGTTCTTTCATTACTCACGACACTGATGTACGCTATCATAGCAATTGAGAATTGACTATGGACAGGAAATGTTAAGCTTTTGCAATCAATTTTGTCGTAGATAATGAAGGAAGGAGAGATTACACCTGGCATAAGTAGTGAAGAATATATCTCCAGACGGAAGAAATTGTTGGAACTTCTTCCACAGAATAGCCTAGCAATTGTCGCATCTGCCCCAGTGAAGATGATGAACGATGTCGTGCCGTACACATTTCGACAAGATGCTGATTATCAATACATCACCGGCTGCCAACAGCCAGGTGGCATTGCAGTTTTAGGTCATGACTGtggtttatgcatgttcatgccAGAAGCAAAGCCTGATGTAAGCCAAAAGATTTCCATTACAATTtcccttatttttaaaaaataatctgTTAATTAACCTTCTTATAAGAAGATAACAGCGTGCATGTAATCCAAGATACAAGTAACTCCCTTTGAAGTATGACTTGTCTGAACCATGTAAATGACAAATACCAGATAAACTTTGAGAAAGAAGCTATCAAGTTCTAGTTGTAACAATTAGTTCATGTTTCAGGATGTCATGTGGCAAGGTGAGATTGCTGGAGTTGATGTAGCTCTTGGCACTTTCAAGGCTGACAAAGCTTACCCACTAAGCATGCTTGATAAGGTATTGATTGTCTTCCTCATAGTATAGTTCACACACTTTCAGCATATTTCATATGTGCATAAGTGAGATACGCTAGTAAACATAGTAATATTTCATACTAAATTCTAAATAGTTCAATAATTGTTGTATTTTCCTAATTTTTCTCCGGATTGAGGTTTCTTTCACGAGGTGAAGGTTAGAAATGGCTATTTCCATTGCTTTAATACTAATGTATTCCCCTCATCTTATCATCAAGAACTATCTTTCGTTTgtgatttgattgaaaataaCAGCTTATTTATCTATACTCCTGATGTCTCAACTGTTTGTAATTTCAACTATTTAAAGGCAAATTTTATGTTTGTACGGCATGTAGATTACAATTCATCATTAGCTTTGCAGCTCTGCCTGCAAAAACAAACAAGCAGTGATATGTTTCACCAACgtaaaaatattgtttattcCAGATGATCTTTTTATTTGGAACTCATCAATTGTGCTAAAGGATCGCCTCGCCGGGTGTATAAAGTTTAGGAAGCGTGGATGAATATGTGATAAAGGTTAACTTTCTAATAAGATAATACAATGACAGAGTCTACAtctgaaatataatattttccaGTTTCCGGTTTAGTCGTTCACTATCTTTCCgagaaataaaatttgaaaactcGTTTACTTGCTTCCGTGCCAACCTTTCGTACATAGATCAAGTCCAGTGTTTGGGTTAGGCTTATAACTAACACTACTTCTCTGGCTTTAGAATTTATattctcttattttttttcctccAATTCTCTTAACTTTCTTATTTCAGATTCTCTCAAGGATGATAGAAAGATCGTCCCAGTTGTTTCATAATATTAGTACATCTAAATCTATTTATACAAACTTGGAGGCATTTCAAAGGGCAACTTACAATGGCAAAGTCAAAGATTTTTCAGTCTATACTCACGAAGCACGATGGGTTAAATCTCAAGCAGAGCTCAACTTGATGAGACATTCTGCATCTATAGCTTGTCAGGTATTGAGTCCGTGTAAGGGTTAAACAAGCTTATTCTCGTGGATGCATTTTTTCTGTCCAGGCGTAGTCTCCGGCTCAAACTACACCTTTTGGTTATGTTCATGAGCTTACAGTTTGAATAGATGCTCTGGAATTTCCATGCATGCCCTTTTACCTTTTGAAAGTTATACTCTTAATAAGAGATCAAAACTCTAGCACAAGAATAGCGTTCTGATTTATCACACAATTTTTATATGGATGCTACTGGTTTTTTGAATGCAATTTCTTATATGATGCTActgtttttttgaaaaatttattttattgctgTATCTTATTGCACACTCATCTTCGGAATCAGTGAGCTAATAGTTTCAGTAATTTTTGTTTCTTCTCTAGCCATCACATTTTCCATTGTCGGAAGTCGGaactatttttaaaaaccaAGCTCACCATTAGTTTCTTCGGACTTGCTGCTCTCCTTTTTTCAAACTTCATGATTTGCCATTCTAAATTAGATATGTGCTTGGATAACCCAACTAAAAGGCATTGAACATTAAACTCACACTCCACTTTCTGACATGGGGTTATTTGCCTGCAAAGtattttccttcttttcctCTGTGATAGTTTTTGCATATTTCATATTGGATAGGCTTTGCTCCAAACGATGATGCATTCAAAATTATTTCCTAGCGAAGGAATGCTTTCAGCAAAGTTTGAATATGAAAGCAGAATGAGAGGCGCGCAAAGAATGGCGTAAGTGTTTTCCTTTTTACTTGTAGAAGTTGGTAATGGGCAGAGCAACATCAAATCACAAATTTGCTTTCAAGTCCCTTTCTACAACATGAAAATATTACCTTGAAGCAAAATGTTAGTGTGGAGAAATTTAAACTTCCATGATGATGTAGATTGAAAAGTTTCTctattttgaaaaatctatctTTATATTCATTTCCTTCAGTTGTTAACAAGGATATAAACTGTGTGATTACCTATTGAGTACCAGGCTGATGATTTTCATGTTTGAGTACCAGGCTGATGATTTTCATGTCATCTTCATTTTTTGTTTTCACAGGTTCAATCCTGTAGTTGGTGGAGGGCCCAATGGAAGTATTATACATTATGCAAGGAATGATCAGAGAGTGAGTCTGACTCCTCTAATATTTCCATTCAATTTCCATTTTCTAATTAACTCATGTAACTTGTGTACAGATACTGGAAGGAGACCTTGTCCTTATGGATGTTGGATGTGAGCTCCATGGTTATGTTAGTGACCTTACTCGTACGTGGCCACCTTGCGGAAGATTTTCGTCATCTCAGGTGTCTTTGCATTGTTACATcttcacataattaattaggcAGCCTTTCTTCACCATAGCCTTGTAACTGTACTTTTTATAGAATTTTCAACTAGCAAATTTTTTACTTATGTTCGGCATTTTTGAAGATAGCTTTACTTCACTAATAAGAGCTCCAATATATTTGTGGCAGCCATTATAATACAATTTTAGGTTCCTTGATTGATTATTTCTATCAATTTTAGCTTTTGATAAAGTAAAAGATATTACGGCCAGgaaaattttattgtttaagAATAAATAAGTAAGTATTAACTTAATCTACCCAACCGCGTAGTacaaacaaaaatatttattcttttgGCTATCAATTTGGAGCCACTTGCATGTGTGAGATCTATATATTAATCGATGGGATAAGTGTTAGATTCACGAGTTAGATTGGCAGGAGCAATCTCTAGAATCCGAACAACTAGTAGAACGATCTTGCATTTTGTTACTTCACGACAAGGATGCCATGTTCTTAAGCAGGTATTTTGAGCCTCCACCATGCTTGAAATATGAAATGAAAGATTAAAAAGTGACACATGTCAAGCTTCTTGGTTGGACACATTTAAACAAGTCTTTCTTGCAATCACCAATCCTGTAGGTCATCATTCATGTTGGTCCTAGATTGTGAAGGAGCATAACAAGGATGCCAAATATCCAACAAACGGGTGATTGTTATGTCCCACATGGACTATTGGAAAGAACGGTTTATATGTGGTGGCAATAAACTGCTCTTAATGTGTGACTAATTTTGTGTTTTCTCTGCTGTGATAAGATGCTTGAGGCTTTTAATTGTCCTCCTATCTAAGGGTTAAGGTGTGACTAATTTTGTGTTTTTTCCTGATGCGATAAGATGCTTGAGGCTTTTAATTGTCCTCCTATCAAATGTTAAACAGTTTCATTTTTAAAGCTTCAAATGATTTGCCCTTTGATGTTAATCTAGAGTAATGTTTTTCGTGTGATTATTCAGGAAGAACTTTATGACCTTTTATTGGAGACAAATGAGGAATGTGTAAAGCTCTGCAGACCA encodes:
- the LOC142546962 gene encoding intermediate cleaving peptidase 55, mitochondrial, giving the protein MHIARRNLLRIYPSNILNQVVKASAHSTWAARDVGQPSAATHPQIMKEGEITPGISSEEYISRRKKLLELLPQNSLAIVASAPVKMMNDVVPYTFRQDADYQYITGCQQPGGIAVLGHDCGLCMFMPEAKPDDVMWQGEIAGVDVALGTFKADKAYPLSMLDKILSRMIERSSQLFHNISTSKSIYTNLEAFQRATYNGKVKDFSVYTHEARWVKSQAELNLMRHSASIACQALLQTMMHSKLFPSEGMLSAKFEYESRMRGAQRMAFNPVVGGGPNGSIIHYARNDQRILEGDLVLMDVGCELHGYVSDLTRTWPPCGRFSSSQEELYDLLLETNEECVKLCRPGTSIREIHNYSVNKLRRGFKEIGILKKDHPQNYHSLNPTNIGHYLGMDVHDCSKISYDRPLKPGVVITIEPGVYIPSNFDCPGRYQGIGIRIEDEVLITESGYEVLTGSMPKTIKHMESLINNLCNGNGVETQNLMTATIT